In one window of Candidatus Binatia bacterium DNA:
- the glgB gene encoding 1,4-alpha-glucan branching protein GlgB: MATAGSLLTEFDLHLLAEGRHERSWEKLGAHITEFGGQPGVYFAVVAPNARRVSVIGDFNAWDPNVHPMRFRPEAGIWELFVPGVQQGALYKYWVEAKVNSYKAAKADPYAFYAELRPGTASRVWHLGNYSWGDQDWLERRANTDWLRSPVAIYEVHLGSWKRVPDEGNRWLSYRELAEQLVEYILGMGYTHVEFLPVTEHPLDASWGYQTTGYFAPTSRYGTPQDFMYLVDALHQNGIGVIVDWVPGHFPRDEHGLAYFDGTHLYEHADPRLGAHPDWGTLIFNYGRWEVRNFLLSSALFWFEVYHLDGLRFDAVASMLYLDYSRRHGEWIPNRYGGRENLEAVEFLRHCNERIYALNPGATTIAEESTSWPMVSRPTYLGGLGFGFKWDLGWMNDTLRYIARDPIYRKYHHSDLTFRMLYAFTENFVLPLSHDEVVHGKGSVLGRMPGDEWQKFANLRLLLTYQYTQPGKKLLFMGTDIGQWREWDYAGSVDWHLLRYDFHRGVQRLVRDLNRLYRQLPALYELDCAPEGFRWVDCQDSEQSTLSYLRRSNQDEWALVVCNFTPVPRNEFRIGVPCGGFWRELLNSDSTYYGGSNVGNNGGVIARAEPSHGLPYSVCLTLPPLAAVILVPEGQQR, translated from the coding sequence ATGGCGACTGCGGGGAGTCTCCTCACAGAATTCGATCTCCACTTGCTCGCCGAAGGTCGGCACGAGCGAAGCTGGGAAAAACTCGGAGCGCACATCACCGAGTTTGGTGGCCAACCTGGAGTGTACTTCGCGGTAGTGGCCCCAAATGCGCGGCGCGTTTCCGTGATCGGGGACTTCAATGCTTGGGACCCCAACGTTCATCCGATGCGATTCCGCCCGGAGGCCGGGATCTGGGAACTCTTCGTCCCCGGGGTACAACAAGGGGCCCTGTACAAGTACTGGGTTGAGGCCAAGGTAAACTCTTACAAGGCGGCCAAGGCCGACCCATACGCCTTTTACGCTGAGTTGCGTCCTGGAACAGCCTCGCGCGTATGGCATCTCGGCAACTACTCATGGGGCGATCAGGACTGGCTTGAGCGTCGGGCAAACACCGACTGGTTACGCTCCCCGGTGGCGATTTACGAAGTTCATTTAGGCTCGTGGAAACGAGTACCAGACGAGGGAAACCGTTGGCTCAGCTACCGGGAATTGGCGGAACAGCTCGTCGAGTACATTTTGGGAATGGGCTACACGCACGTAGAGTTCCTCCCGGTGACCGAGCATCCGCTCGATGCCTCCTGGGGATACCAAACCACTGGCTATTTTGCTCCGACGAGCCGCTACGGTACACCGCAAGACTTCATGTACCTGGTGGACGCTCTCCACCAAAACGGTATTGGAGTCATCGTAGACTGGGTACCCGGGCACTTCCCCCGCGACGAACACGGTCTTGCCTACTTCGACGGGACACACCTTTACGAACACGCCGACCCCAGACTCGGAGCCCACCCAGACTGGGGCACATTGATTTTTAACTACGGGCGTTGGGAGGTGCGGAACTTCCTCCTAAGCAGCGCCTTGTTTTGGTTCGAGGTGTATCACTTGGATGGACTGCGGTTCGACGCCGTCGCCAGCATGTTGTATCTCGACTACTCGCGGCGTCACGGTGAGTGGATCCCCAACCGATATGGTGGCCGCGAGAATCTCGAAGCAGTTGAGTTTTTGCGTCACTGCAATGAGCGGATCTACGCGCTGAACCCCGGAGCGACAACCATCGCGGAGGAATCGACATCGTGGCCGATGGTGTCACGCCCGACGTATCTCGGCGGCCTGGGCTTCGGGTTCAAGTGGGATCTCGGCTGGATGAACGACACGTTGCGCTACATTGCCAGAGACCCGATTTACCGCAAGTATCATCACAGCGACCTCACGTTCCGGATGTTGTACGCGTTCACGGAAAACTTCGTCTTGCCCCTGTCACACGACGAAGTCGTGCATGGCAAGGGATCGGTGCTCGGCCGAATGCCTGGAGATGAATGGCAGAAGTTCGCCAACTTGCGGCTCTTATTGACTTACCAATACACGCAGCCAGGAAAGAAGCTGCTTTTCATGGGAACCGACATTGGCCAATGGCGGGAGTGGGATTACGCGGGCAGCGTCGATTGGCACCTACTGCGCTACGATTTCCACCGAGGGGTGCAGCGCCTAGTACGGGACCTCAATCGCCTCTACCGCCAGCTCCCCGCGTTGTATGAGCTGGATTGTGCGCCGGAGGGCTTCCGTTGGGTAGATTGCCAAGACAGTGAACAGAGTACCCTGAGCTACCTGCGGCGCAGCAACCAAGACGAGTGGGCGCTTGTCGTTTGCAATTTCACGCCTGTTCCCCGCAACGAATTCCGCATCGGCGTGCCTTGCGGTGGCTTCTGGCGGGAGCTGTTGAACAGCGACTCGACCTACTACGGAGGAAGCAACGTCGGC
- a CDS encoding glycerophosphodiester phosphodiesterase — protein MPNATKFRYTLDGGPNTPAGDGASNPGELPKIIGHRGCRAPGTFENTARAVSRALAEGADIVEVDVVKTKDGHFVALHWPDIHFLGLPPWKYRLRELPRVDPISAILEAVGRRAALYLDVKQPLERGEFLELAELVDRFQLPEVIVGSFHRRVLVACTIHRPTWIANYDCLPFHRAIQEAKDLGAQWINPIAFGIRKSFVDEAVAAGLKFVPAGNEDDKRQLRYAKWGAYALSTFRPARLRALLRGLLGSAAEHPATCHRFGPSEATREVPCGDDPPG, from the coding sequence GTGCCGAACGCAACAAAATTCAGATACACACTGGATGGAGGTCCAAACACGCCAGCGGGCGACGGGGCCTCAAACCCTGGGGAGCTACCGAAAATCATTGGTCATCGCGGTTGTCGTGCTCCCGGAACGTTTGAAAACACGGCACGTGCCGTTTCCCGCGCACTTGCAGAAGGGGCCGACATCGTCGAGGTCGACGTCGTCAAGACCAAGGATGGACACTTCGTCGCCCTCCATTGGCCCGACATTCACTTCCTCGGCTTGCCCCCTTGGAAGTACCGGTTGCGCGAGCTGCCACGCGTAGACCCCATATCGGCAATTCTCGAGGCGGTCGGACGGCGAGCTGCATTGTATCTCGACGTCAAACAGCCGCTCGAACGAGGTGAGTTTCTCGAACTTGCTGAGTTAGTCGATCGTTTCCAACTCCCCGAAGTGATTGTCGGCTCCTTCCACCGCCGCGTGTTGGTCGCTTGCACGATCCATCGGCCCACTTGGATTGCAAACTACGACTGTTTGCCGTTCCACCGGGCGATCCAGGAGGCCAAGGATCTCGGTGCGCAATGGATCAATCCGATTGCGTTCGGAATCCGCAAATCGTTTGTGGATGAAGCGGTAGCCGCCGGGCTGAAATTCGTTCCGGCAGGAAACGAGGACGATAAGCGCCAGCTTCGCTACGCCAAGTGGGGAGCCTACGCTTTATCCACGTTCCGTCCCGCACGGCTCCGAGCACTTCTTAGGGGCTTGCTAGGCAGCGCTGCTGAGCACCCCGCGACGTGCCACAGATTCGGGCCCAGCGAAGCTACCAGGGAAGTCCCTTGCGGGGATGACCCGCCGGGCTAA
- a CDS encoding HAD family hydrolase: MTQAVLFDLFGTLVHFSAEVTSLEAGQERWRRAMRWLAEAVAEQLPGCPFESFLEALSATTREIVGSRAPDYWEVPSVERFRRALRRLGVEGPRQQVIAHELAETHMAHLVSGTAVDPCASAVLSELRRRGYRLGLVSNFDHAPAAYRTLERHGLRSAFDAVVISAAFGRRKPHPSIFLSALQSLGAKAEDSWFVGDTYEEDIVGALAAGIRALWLHPEPDPSTRAREGSDASSPTVRTVSGLQAVPACIEAEQTLATTPR, translated from the coding sequence GTGACCCAGGCTGTCTTGTTCGATCTCTTCGGCACCCTCGTTCACTTCTCGGCTGAGGTGACTTCGCTGGAGGCCGGACAAGAACGGTGGCGAAGGGCCATGCGATGGCTTGCAGAAGCGGTGGCCGAGCAGTTGCCGGGTTGCCCCTTCGAGTCCTTCCTAGAAGCGCTGTCGGCCACGACTCGAGAAATTGTTGGTTCGCGGGCGCCGGACTACTGGGAAGTGCCCTCGGTGGAGCGCTTCCGAAGGGCACTTCGTCGGCTTGGTGTGGAGGGGCCTCGGCAACAAGTGATCGCACACGAACTTGCCGAGACTCACATGGCTCATCTGGTGAGCGGTACAGCGGTCGACCCCTGCGCGTCGGCTGTCCTCTCGGAGCTACGACGCCGAGGCTATCGGCTCGGTCTTGTTTCCAATTTCGATCATGCTCCGGCAGCGTACCGAACCCTAGAACGGCACGGCCTGCGGTCGGCGTTTGACGCCGTCGTGATTTCCGCGGCGTTCGGACGTCGGAAGCCGCACCCGTCTATCTTCCTCTCCGCTCTCCAAAGCCTCGGTGCGAAGGCCGAGGACTCGTGGTTTGTGGGCGATACCTACGAAGAGGATATCGTCGGAGCTCTCGCCGCTGGGATTCGCGCCCTCTGGTTACACCCGGAACCGGATCCATCGACGCGGGCGCGAGAAGGCAGCGACGCCTCATCTCCCACGGTGAGGACGGTGAGTGGGTTGCAGGCCGTGCCTGCGTGCATCGAGGCGGAGCAGACGCTAGCTACGACTCCACGTTGA
- a CDS encoding DUF4149 domain-containing protein produces MLRILSGLYLLALAIWVGTLIFHSFVVAPAVFRTLPQATAGEVVSRIFPTYYAIGYVCGALTFILPWLVGGKEAGWRWASMIAGGMLACTLLAGTVIHPRASALRGKLISAPAESPERAQFRQLHRSAVILNLLVLSGGLVLVGIVSRQLRW; encoded by the coding sequence ATGCTGAGAATCCTCTCCGGCCTTTACCTGCTCGCATTAGCCATTTGGGTGGGAACACTGATTTTCCACTCTTTCGTGGTCGCACCAGCGGTTTTTCGAACACTGCCACAGGCGACGGCCGGAGAGGTCGTGTCGCGCATTTTCCCCACGTATTATGCGATTGGCTACGTGTGCGGAGCTTTGACCTTCATACTCCCGTGGTTGGTCGGTGGTAAAGAAGCGGGGTGGCGATGGGCAAGTATGATCGCTGGAGGAATGCTTGCATGCACCTTGCTCGCCGGAACTGTGATTCACCCGCGGGCCTCAGCCCTGAGAGGCAAACTGATCTCGGCACCGGCCGAGTCTCCTGAGCGCGCCCAATTTCGCCAACTCCACCGCTCGGCAGTCATCCTGAACCTGTTGGTCTTGTCAGGCGGGCTGGTACTTGTGGGGATCGTGTCGCGTCAGCTCCGCTGGTAG
- a CDS encoding DUF2203 domain-containing protein, translated as MTPRRFTAAQVNELIPTLEVVMRKLLHHAHLVHRAAMDIAGRLGLNPHAVDAALLLREKPEVGASLQAIEEAFRQVANLGGEVKGLDLGLVDFPAELDGQEVLLCWQFGEREVGYYHLPDEGFAGRKPLPEAGAGVRVLH; from the coding sequence GTGACACCACGCCGCTTTACCGCAGCACAAGTAAACGAGCTCATTCCGACCCTCGAAGTCGTGATGCGGAAGTTGTTGCACCACGCGCACCTAGTCCACCGCGCGGCCATGGACATTGCCGGCCGACTCGGCCTAAACCCCCACGCGGTCGACGCTGCCTTGTTGCTTCGGGAAAAGCCGGAAGTCGGCGCCAGTTTACAAGCAATCGAAGAAGCCTTCCGGCAAGTGGCAAACTTAGGGGGAGAGGTCAAAGGGCTCGACCTCGGGCTCGTTGACTTTCCCGCTGAGTTGGACGGGCAAGAGGTTTTGCTCTGCTGGCAGTTCGGAGAGCGTGAGGTGGGGTACTACCACCTACCGGATGAGGGATTCGCCGGCCGCAAACCGCTTCCGGAAGCAGGCGCGGGGGTGCGCGTCCTTCACTAA
- the lon gene encoding endopeptidase La — protein sequence MTLEDEREESKKQRYVGFEADLGEVSIPEELPILPLRGVVIFPAAIVPLLISRASSLRLIEEALTGDRLIGLVSQKNPEEESPTTEGLFSRGTAGRILKMLKYPDGSVRILVQGLRRIEIVEFVQAAPYFRARVRQLSDVKPESPALAAIQAQLVNQFSKYVSMIPYLPDELQVVVNNIRDPGKVTDLIASNLNVALEEKQELLSTLDVKQRMERLLMILKREIELLELGHKIQAQVQSELTKNQKEFYLRQQMRAIQKELGESDPRAAEIEELRKKMEEAKLPPEARKAAEQELERLKIIPPESAEHTVVRTYLEWLVNLPWSVSTEDNLDIAHARQVLDEDHYDLEKIKDRILEFLAVRKLKQDSKGPILCFVGPPGTGKTSLGRSIARALGRKFVRLSLGGVRDEAEIRGHRRTYIGALPGRIIQSIRNAGSNNPLLMLDEIDKLGADFRGDPASALLEVLDPEQNNSFVDHYLDVPFDLSRVMFVTTANLLDPIPAPLRDRMEVIELAGYTEEEKLVIARRHLIPKQMRENGLQEGQISFTDEGILHIIRYYTREAGLRNLEREIGSICRKVARAITEGRTEPVTVDPAKVREMLGPERFFSEVADRTQEPGVAVGLAWTPNGGDIIFIESTKMVGKKNLILTGQLGEVMKESAQAALSYIRAHASSLGIAPDFFENLDIHIHVPAGAVPKDGPSAGIALATSLASLLTGRLVRHDVAMTGEITLRGKVLPVGGIKEKVLGARRAGIKTVILPKRNEKDLEEVPEAVRKEMNFIFVETIDEVLRVALEPASAAQKRAAAL from the coding sequence ATGACTTTGGAAGACGAAAGAGAAGAATCGAAAAAACAACGGTACGTTGGCTTTGAAGCGGATCTTGGAGAAGTCAGCATTCCCGAGGAACTGCCAATTTTGCCGCTCCGCGGTGTCGTCATCTTTCCCGCGGCCATCGTTCCGTTACTAATTTCACGTGCTTCCTCGCTACGACTGATTGAAGAGGCGCTAACCGGCGATCGCCTGATCGGCTTGGTCAGCCAGAAAAATCCTGAGGAAGAAAGCCCGACGACCGAAGGCCTGTTCTCTCGCGGGACGGCGGGGCGCATCTTGAAGATGCTCAAGTACCCGGACGGGAGTGTGCGCATTCTGGTTCAGGGGTTGCGGCGGATCGAAATTGTGGAGTTCGTGCAGGCGGCTCCGTACTTCCGGGCGCGTGTACGGCAGCTCTCCGACGTGAAGCCGGAATCGCCTGCACTCGCGGCAATTCAGGCCCAGCTCGTCAATCAATTTTCCAAGTACGTTTCCATGATCCCCTATCTGCCGGACGAGCTCCAGGTGGTCGTCAATAACATCCGCGATCCGGGGAAGGTTACGGATCTCATCGCTTCAAACTTGAACGTTGCCCTCGAGGAAAAGCAGGAGCTTCTCAGCACGCTCGATGTGAAGCAGCGCATGGAGCGCCTGCTCATGATTCTGAAACGCGAGATCGAGCTGCTGGAGCTTGGCCATAAGATTCAAGCGCAGGTACAGTCGGAGCTCACGAAGAACCAGAAAGAGTTCTACCTCCGGCAGCAGATGCGGGCGATCCAAAAGGAGTTGGGTGAATCCGATCCGCGTGCGGCTGAGATTGAGGAACTGCGAAAAAAAATGGAGGAGGCCAAGCTACCTCCGGAGGCCCGGAAGGCTGCCGAGCAAGAGCTCGAGCGCCTGAAGATCATTCCCCCCGAATCGGCCGAGCACACGGTTGTGCGGACCTACCTTGAGTGGCTGGTGAATTTGCCGTGGTCGGTATCGACCGAGGACAACCTAGATATCGCTCATGCACGACAGGTGCTGGATGAGGACCACTACGACCTCGAGAAAATCAAGGACCGCATCCTGGAGTTCTTGGCGGTGCGCAAGCTGAAACAGGACTCGAAGGGACCAATCCTTTGCTTTGTCGGACCCCCGGGAACGGGAAAGACCTCGCTCGGACGTTCGATTGCCCGAGCCCTAGGCCGTAAATTCGTTCGCCTGTCTCTAGGTGGGGTGCGGGACGAAGCCGAAATTCGCGGGCACCGGCGCACCTATATCGGTGCGCTGCCGGGGCGGATTATTCAGAGCATCCGCAACGCCGGTTCCAATAACCCGCTCTTGATGCTCGATGAGATTGACAAGCTCGGGGCAGACTTTCGCGGGGATCCGGCGTCTGCGCTGCTCGAAGTCCTCGACCCTGAGCAAAACAACTCATTTGTCGACCATTACCTGGACGTGCCCTTCGATCTCTCGCGCGTCATGTTCGTGACCACGGCGAATTTGCTCGACCCGATTCCTGCCCCGTTGCGGGATCGAATGGAGGTGATCGAGCTTGCTGGGTACACGGAAGAGGAAAAGCTCGTCATCGCGCGGCGGCATCTGATTCCCAAGCAAATGCGGGAGAACGGCCTCCAGGAAGGACAGATCTCGTTTACCGACGAAGGGATTCTCCACATCATTCGCTACTATACGCGTGAGGCAGGGCTGCGGAATCTCGAGCGCGAGATTGGCAGCATTTGTCGCAAGGTGGCCCGGGCGATCACGGAAGGGCGCACCGAGCCAGTCACCGTTGATCCCGCAAAAGTCCGCGAAATGTTGGGGCCCGAACGATTCTTCTCCGAAGTCGCGGATCGTACGCAAGAGCCCGGCGTGGCAGTGGGCCTCGCTTGGACGCCGAATGGTGGCGACATCATCTTCATCGAATCGACCAAGATGGTCGGGAAGAAGAACCTCATCCTCACGGGCCAGCTTGGTGAGGTGATGAAGGAGTCGGCACAGGCGGCCTTGAGCTACATCCGAGCCCATGCGTCGAGCTTGGGCATCGCCCCGGATTTCTTTGAAAACTTGGACATCCACATCCACGTTCCGGCGGGCGCTGTGCCGAAGGATGGCCCCTCTGCAGGAATTGCGCTGGCCACTTCGCTGGCGTCGTTGCTGACCGGTCGCTTGGTCCGCCACGATGTGGCGATGACCGGCGAAATCACCCTGCGCGGGAAGGTGTTGCCCGTGGGTGGGATCAAGGAGAAGGTTCTCGGGGCCCGGCGCGCGGGCATCAAGACGGTGATTTTGCCGAAGCGTAACGAAAAGGACTTGGAGGAAGTCCCCGAGGCAGTGCGGAAGGAGATGAATTTCATCTTCGTGGAAACCATCGATGAAGTTCTGCGGGTCGCCCTGGAACCCGCCTCAGCCGCTCAGAAGCGGGCGGCGGCCCTGTAA
- the glgA gene encoding glycogen synthase GlgA produces MAAAEVAPFARTGGLGDVLGALPRFLKRCGVDVAVVLPGYRCTRVPQFGWEGTDFEVQAPVSSRFVRAPVLRTTMGDEVPVYAIAADEYFDRPALYGEGGKPYPDNAERFAFFSRAVLDLAGTLGIPDVIHVHDWHAALASAFLRADAARYPWSQQVRTVLTIHNLAYQGSFWAHDWYILNLDPRFFSFDALEAWGNINYLKGGISFADWITTVSPTYAREIQTPEYGCGLDGTLRYRAERLTGILNGVDYDEWDPATDPNLPANFSLKDLRGKAGCKAHLQQRLGLPVNPHQPLIGVVSRLVAEKGMALLADTMPALLETGVQLVLLGQGDVTLERRWQEIGQRYKGAVSVNLAFDERLARQIYGGTDIFLMPSQFEPCGLSQMYAMRYGSIPVVHATGGLLDSVIDVQVDPEHATGFHFSPFTSAALVSAVDRALQWYAQPPLWRALVERAMRADFSWGRAAAAYQNVYANARTSDPFWPLASH; encoded by the coding sequence ATGGCGGCAGCCGAGGTTGCGCCCTTCGCCCGCACTGGCGGTCTGGGTGACGTATTGGGGGCGCTGCCACGGTTTTTAAAGCGGTGCGGCGTGGATGTGGCCGTGGTCCTTCCTGGCTACCGCTGCACCCGGGTGCCGCAGTTCGGGTGGGAGGGAACGGACTTCGAAGTCCAAGCTCCAGTGTCGTCGCGCTTTGTCCGAGCGCCGGTTCTCCGAACAACCATGGGAGACGAGGTCCCCGTGTATGCGATTGCAGCGGATGAGTATTTCGACCGTCCCGCATTGTACGGTGAAGGTGGAAAACCGTATCCCGACAACGCGGAACGTTTTGCCTTTTTTAGCCGCGCTGTGTTGGACTTGGCCGGAACACTCGGAATCCCGGACGTGATCCACGTCCATGATTGGCATGCAGCGCTTGCATCCGCGTTCCTCCGCGCGGATGCTGCCCGTTACCCATGGTCGCAGCAAGTGCGAACCGTGCTCACCATCCACAACCTCGCGTACCAAGGCAGTTTCTGGGCGCATGACTGGTACATCCTAAACCTCGATCCACGCTTTTTTAGTTTCGATGCGCTCGAAGCCTGGGGCAACATCAACTACTTGAAGGGCGGTATCTCGTTCGCCGATTGGATCACAACCGTGAGCCCTACATATGCTCGGGAAATCCAAACCCCAGAGTATGGCTGTGGTTTGGATGGCACCTTGCGCTATCGAGCCGAGCGGCTGACCGGGATTTTGAACGGCGTCGACTACGACGAATGGGATCCGGCCACAGATCCGAACCTCCCCGCGAACTTTTCCCTCAAGGATTTAAGAGGCAAAGCTGGATGTAAGGCTCATCTGCAGCAGCGGCTTGGACTGCCCGTGAATCCCCACCAACCCCTGATTGGAGTAGTTTCGCGATTGGTGGCAGAGAAGGGCATGGCTCTGCTTGCAGATACGATGCCCGCGTTGCTCGAAACGGGCGTACAGCTTGTTCTCCTCGGCCAGGGGGATGTGACTTTGGAGAGACGATGGCAGGAGATCGGCCAGCGGTACAAGGGAGCCGTCAGCGTCAACCTAGCGTTTGATGAACGGCTGGCGAGGCAGATTTATGGTGGAACGGACATCTTTCTCATGCCATCGCAGTTCGAGCCCTGTGGGTTGTCGCAAATGTATGCCATGAGGTACGGGAGCATTCCTGTGGTTCACGCGACGGGTGGGCTCCTCGATTCGGTCATCGATGTCCAGGTGGATCCTGAACACGCTACAGGATTCCACTTCAGTCCGTTTACTTCTGCCGCCCTAGTGAGTGCAGTCGACCGGGCATTGCAGTGGTATGCGCAGCCGCCGCTCTGGCGTGCTTTGGTGGAGCGCGCCATGCGCGCCGACTTTTCATGGGGTCGTGCGGCCGCCGCTTACCAGAACGTTTACGCCAACGCGCGCACGTCAGACCCATTTTGGCCGCTTGCTTCCCACTAG
- a CDS encoding c-type cytochrome, translating into MRRKNVWMLRPSLVGTSVTLVFALGFLLQCSAYAGDQVSEAAMKEAKEIWQTRCSTCHGPNGKGDGPAGMALNPKPQDLTSDQWQKSVTDEHIEKVIVGGGQAVGKSPLMAANPDLAGKPEVVRALTKLVRDLKGK; encoded by the coding sequence ATGCGAAGAAAGAATGTGTGGATGTTGAGGCCGAGCCTTGTTGGTACCTCAGTGACTTTGGTTTTTGCCCTGGGTTTCTTGTTGCAATGTTCCGCTTATGCGGGGGACCAGGTGTCGGAAGCAGCAATGAAGGAGGCCAAGGAGATTTGGCAAACCCGCTGCAGCACGTGCCATGGGCCGAACGGAAAGGGAGATGGGCCCGCAGGGATGGCTCTGAACCCGAAGCCTCAAGACTTAACTTCGGATCAATGGCAAAAGTCCGTGACCGACGAGCACATCGAGAAAGTCATTGTGGGTGGGGGCCAGGCCGTGGGGAAAAGTCCGTTAATGGCGGCGAATCCCGACCTTGCAGGCAAGCCAGAAGTGGTCCGCGCCCTGACCAAGCTTGTTCGGGATCTCAAAGGAAAGTAA
- a CDS encoding NADPH:quinone oxidoreductase family protein, which yields MYAMVVRHYGESVILERVELPDPEVAPGCVLIDVKAIGCNFADTLIVEGKYQLKPSPPFSPGSEVAGIVRTVGEGVRNLHPGQRVMALLDWGGYASVVRVPAGFVVPIPDSMPFEIGAAFGVAYQTAYLALTRRAALRPRETLLVHAAAGGVGLAAVQVGRALGARVLGTAGTAEKCELAKRHGAEACFSSVSHDWVDSVKAATNERGADVIYDPVGGDTFDRSLKCIAWCGRLLVIGFASGRIPTVAANRILLKNISVIGLNLGAYKQYEPETLIQSLQELFGLFERGLLRPEISAQISLERANEALASLRQGKTVGKIVLVP from the coding sequence ATGTACGCGATGGTTGTTCGCCACTACGGGGAGTCGGTAATCCTCGAGAGAGTAGAGTTGCCGGACCCCGAGGTGGCGCCGGGGTGTGTGTTGATCGACGTGAAGGCGATTGGCTGTAACTTCGCCGACACGCTTATTGTGGAGGGCAAATATCAGTTGAAACCATCCCCGCCGTTTTCGCCCGGCAGCGAAGTAGCCGGAATCGTGCGAACGGTTGGCGAGGGTGTGCGAAACCTGCACCCGGGGCAGCGCGTGATGGCGCTGCTCGATTGGGGTGGGTATGCCAGTGTGGTGCGTGTTCCGGCGGGATTTGTTGTCCCCATCCCCGATTCCATGCCCTTCGAGATTGGTGCCGCGTTTGGTGTGGCGTATCAAACCGCCTATCTAGCACTCACGCGGCGGGCTGCGTTACGGCCACGGGAGACGTTGCTGGTCCACGCTGCAGCAGGTGGAGTAGGCCTGGCTGCAGTGCAAGTGGGACGCGCTTTGGGTGCTCGCGTGTTGGGAACTGCTGGAACTGCAGAGAAATGCGAGCTCGCCAAGCGGCACGGCGCGGAGGCATGCTTTTCATCTGTCTCGCACGATTGGGTCGACAGTGTGAAGGCGGCAACGAATGAACGTGGTGCAGACGTGATTTACGATCCGGTCGGCGGCGACACATTCGACAGGTCGTTGAAGTGTATTGCGTGGTGCGGCCGTTTGCTCGTGATCGGCTTTGCCTCGGGGAGAATCCCCACAGTGGCGGCGAATCGCATCTTACTCAAAAACATCTCCGTGATCGGGCTCAACCTCGGGGCGTACAAACAGTACGAGCCGGAGACTTTGATTCAGTCTCTGCAAGAGCTCTTTGGCCTGTTTGAGCGCGGTTTATTACGCCCGGAAATCTCAGCGCAGATCTCGCTCGAGCGAGCGAACGAGGCATTGGCATCTCTTCGCCAGGGTAAGACCGTGGGCAAGATCGTGCTGGTTCCCTAA